One genomic window of Solanum dulcamara chromosome 12, daSolDulc1.2, whole genome shotgun sequence includes the following:
- the LOC129877764 gene encoding allene oxide synthase 3, with the protein MANNTKDSYHITMDTKDSSIPKLPMKEIPGDYGVPLFGAIKDRYDFHYYQGADEFFRSRMEKYDSTIFRTNVPPGPFNARNSKVVVLVDAISYPILFDNAQVDKENYFEGTFMSSPSFNGGYKVCGFLGTTDPKHTTLKGLFLSTLTRLHDKFIPIFTTSITQMFTNLETEISNKGTSYFNPLSDNLSFEFLFRLFGEGKNPADTSVGTNGPKIVDKWVFLQLAPLISLGLKFVPNFLEDLILHTFPLPYFLVKRDHQKLYNAFYNSMGSILDEAEKLGIKRDEACHNFVFLAGFNSYGGMKVFFPSLIKWIGKSGTSLHTRLVKEIRTAVKEAGGVTIASLEKMPLVKSVVYETLRMDPPVPFQTVKARKNIIVSNHDASFLIKKDELIFGYQPLATKDSKVFKNAEEFNPDRFVGYGEKLLKYVYWSNGKEIDEPTVNDKQCPGKDLIVLLGRLMVVEFFLRYDTFEIEFGKLLLGSKVTFKSITKATS; encoded by the coding sequence ATGGCTAATAATACCAAAGACTCATACCATATAACAATGGATACCAAAGATTCTTCAATTCCAAAGCTTCCTATGAAAGAAATTCCAGGTGATTATGGTGTCCCTTTGTTTGGGGCAATAAAAGATCGATACGATTTCCATTACTATCAAGGTGCTGATGAATTCTTCAGGTCTCGTATGGAAAAATACGATTCCACCATCTTTAGAACCAATGTTCCTCCTGGTCCTTTCAATGCTCGTAACTCTAAAGTTGTTGTCCTTGTAGACGCGATTAGTTATCCCATCCTTTTTGATAACGCACAAGTTGATAAAGAGAACTATTTTGAAGGAACTTTTATGTCTTCTCCATCTTTCAATGGTGGTTATAAGGTGTGTGGTTTCCTTGGTACTACTGATCCTAAACACACTACACTCAAAGGACTTTTCTTGTCCACGTTAACTAGGTTGCACGATAAATTCATCCCTATCTTTACTACCTCAATCACTCAAATGTTTACGAATCTTGAAACAGAAATTTCTAACAAGGGTACGTCTTACTTCAATCCCCTTAGTGATAACCTTTCATTTGAATTCCTCTTTCGATTATTCGGTGAGGGGAAAAATCCAGCTGATACAAGTGTTGGTACTAATGGACCAAAAATTGTAGACAAATGGGTATTTCTTCAACTAGCTCCATTAATTTCACTAGGGCTTAAATTTGTACCAAATTTCCTTGAAGATTTGATTTTACACACTTTCCCTCTACCTTACTTCCTCGTAAAGCGCGATCATCAAAAACTATACAACGCTTTCTACAACTCCATGGGTTCTATTTTAGATGAAGCTGAAAAGCTCGGAATTAAAAGAGATGAAGCATGTCATAACTTTGTTTTTCTAGCGGGGTTTAATTCATATGGTGGTATGAAAGTATTCTTCCCATCTTTGATCAAATGGATCGGAAAATCAGGAACGAGTTTACATACTAGGCTCGTTAAAGAAATCAGGACCGCGGTTAAAGAGGCAGGAGGGGTTACTATTGCATCACTAGAAAAAATGCCTCTAGTTAAGTCTGTGGTATATGAGACGTTAAGAATGGACCCTCCAGTTCCGTTCCAAACGGTTAAGGCTAGGAAAAATATAATCGTTTCTAACCACGATGCATCGTTCTTGATCAAGAAAGATGAACTGATTTTTGGATATCAACCTTTGGCTACAAAGGATTCTAAAGTTTTTAAGAACGCGGAGGAGTTTAATCCAGATAGATTTGTGGGATATGGAGAGAAATTGCTTAAGTATGTGTATTGGTCAAATGGTAAGGAGATTGATGAACCAACTGTGAATGATAAACAATGTCCTGGTAAAGATTTGATTGTGTTGTTGGGAAGGTTAATGGTGGTGGAGTTTTTCTTGCGTTATGATActtttgaaattgaatttggaaAACTCTTACTTGGTTCAAAGGTGACTTTCAAGTCAATTACTAAGGCAACATCATGA
- the LOC129875977 gene encoding probable alpha,alpha-trehalose-phosphate synthase [UDP-forming] 7 — protein MISRSYTNLMDLASGNFPTMGRDRDRRRMPRVMTLPGSICELDDDQAHSVSSENPSSLAGERMIVVANLLPLKAKRKPDNKGWSFNWNEDSLLLRLRDGLPEDMEVIYVGSLCVDIDPIEQDDLSNYLLEKFRCVPAFLPPNIVEKYYEGFCKRHLWPLFHYMLPFSPDHGGRFDRSMWEAYVSANKLFSQKVVEVLNPEDDFVWIHDYHLMVLPTFLRRRFNRLRMGFFLHSPFPSSEIYRTLPVREEILKALLCADIVGFHTFDYARHFLSCCSRMLGLEYQSKRGYIGLEYYGRTVGIKIMPVGIHMGHIENMKRLAAKELKLKELKQQFEGKTVLLGFDDLDIFKGINLKLLAMEHMLRQHPKWQEQAVLVQIANPTRGKGVDLKEIQAEILESCKRINKQFGKPGYEPVVYIDRPISSSERMAYYSIAECVVVTAVRDGMNLTPYEYIACRQGMSGSEADSDVDEPKKSMLVVSEFIGCSPSLSGAIRINPWNVEATAEAMNEAISMAEPEKQLRHENHYRYVSTHDVGYWARSFLQDMERTCIDHFRKRCYGIGLGFGFRVVALDPNFRKLSIDDIESAYIKSKSRAIFLDYDGTMMPQNSIIKSPSVEVISILNRICADQNNAVFIVSGRGRDSLDKWFSPCRKLGLAAEHGYFLRWSQDQEWETCSQNSDFGWMHLAEPVMQSYTDSTDGSCIEKKESAIVWQYRDADPGFGFSQAKEMLDHLESVLANEPVAVKSGQFIVEVKPQGVSKGLVAEKIFTSLVERGKLADFVLCIGDDRSDEDMFEIIGDALSRNILSYDTKVFACTVGQKPSKAKYYLDDTSEVRFMLESLAEATITPFISDEEAEDSA, from the exons ATGATTTCGAGATCGTATACCAACCTTATGGATTTGGCATCTGGGAATTTTCCGACAATGGGAAGAGATAGGGACCGGAGGCGGATGCCACGGGTGATGACACTACCTGGGAGTATATGTGAGCTGGATGATGATCAGGCTCATAGTGTTTCATCTGAGAATCCGTCTTCGCTGGCTGGTGAACGGATGATTGTAGTGGCAAATCTGTTGCCCCTGAAAGCAAAAAGGAAACCAGACAATAAAGGCTGGAGCTTTAATtggaatgaggactcactactTTTGAGACTTAGGGATGGTTTACCTGAAGACATGGAAGTGATATATGTTGGGTCGTTATGTGTTGATATTGATCCGATTGAACAGGATGATTTGTCTAATTATCTGTTGGAAAAGTTTAGATGCGTTCCTGCATTTCTTCCGCCAAATATTGTGGAAAAATATTACGAGGGGTTCTGTAAGAGGCATTTGTGGCCACTTTTTCATTACATGTTGCCATTTTCACCTGATCATGGAGGCCGGTTTGATCGCTCTATGTGGGAAGCATACGTGTCTGCCAACAAGTTGTTTTCACAGAAAGTAGTTGAGGTTCTTAATCCCGAGGACGACTTTGTTTGGATTCATGATTATCATTTGATGGTGTTGCCTACATTCTTAAGGAGGCGGTTCAATCGTTTGAGGATGGGGTTTTTCCTTCACAGTCCGTTTCCTTCATCTGAGATTTACAGGACTCTTCCTGTTAGAGAGGAAATACTCAAGGCTTTGCTTTGTGCTGACATTGTTGGATTCCACACTTTCGACTATGCACGACACTTCCTCTCTTGTTGCAGTCGGATGTTAGGCTTAGAGTATCAGTCTAAAAGAGGTTATATAGGGTTAGAATACTATGGAAGGACAGTAGGCATCAAGATTATGCCTGTTGGAATACATATGGGACACATTGAGAACATGAAGAGACTTGCAGCTAAAGAGTTGAAGCTTAAGGAGCTAAAGCAGCAATTTGAAGGAAAAACTGTGTTGCTTGGTTTCGACGACCTGGATATTTTCAAAGGTATTAATTTAAAGCTTCTAGCTATGGAACACATGCTCAGACAGCACCCCAAGTGGCAAGAGCAGGCTGTGCTGGTCCAGATTGCAAATCCTACAAGAGGTAAAGGAGTAGATTTAAAGGAAATACAGGCGGAGATACTGGAAAGCTGTAAGAGAATCAATAAGCAATTTGGAAAGCCTGGATATGAACCTGTAGTTTATATAGATAGGCCTATATCAAGCAGTGAACGCATGGCTTATTACAGTATCGCAGAATGTGTTGTTGTTACAGCTGTGAGGGATGGGATGAACCTAACTCCTTATGAGTACATTGCTTGTCGACAGGGCATGTCTGGTTCAGAAGCTGATTCAGATGTGGATGAACCTAAGAAAAGCATGTTAGTTGTATCTGAATTCATTGGGTGTTCACCTTCACTGAGTGGGGCAATCCGCATCAACCCATGGAATGTTGAAGCAACTGCTGAGGCAATGAATGAGGCTATATCTATGGCTGAACCAGAGAAGCAGCTACGACATGAAAATCATTATCGTTATGTTAGCACCCATGATGTTGGTTATTGGGCAAGAAGCTTCTTGCAGGATATGGAGAGGACCTGTATAGATCACTTCAGAAAAAGATGCTATggcattggtttgggttttggattCAGAGTTGTGGCCCTAGATCCGAACTTTAGAAAGCTTTCAATTGATGATATTGAGTCAGCTTATATCAAGTCTAAGAGCCGGGCCATATTCTTGGACTATGATGGAACTATGATGCCTCAGAACTCTATCATCAAGTCTCCAAGTGTTGAAGTTATCTCAATCCTGAATAGAATTTGTGCTGATCAAAACAATGCCGTCTTTATTGTTAGTGGAAGGGGAAGAGACAGTCTGGACAAATGGTTTTCTCCTTGTAGGAAGCTGGGTCTTGCAGCAGAACATGGCTACTTCTTGAG ATGGTCGCAAGATCAGGAATGGGAAACGTGCAGTCAGAACTCTGATTTTGGTTGGATGCATCTTGCTGAACCAGTAATGCAGTCCTATACAGATTCTACAGATGGCTCTTGCATTGAAAAAAAGGAAAGCGCTATAGTATGGCAGTACCGTGATGCGGATCCTGGCTTTGGGTTTTCTCAGGCAAAGGAGATGCTTGATCATCTAGAGAGTGTTTTAGCAAATGAACCTGTTGCTGTGAAAAGTGGGCAGTTCATTGTGGAAGTCAAACCTCAG GGGGTCAGCAAAGGTTTAGTAGCTGAAAAGATCTTCACATCCTTGGTAGAGAGAGGAAAACTGGCAGATTTTGTGCTTTGCATCGGTGACGATCGATCTGATGAGGATATGTTTGAGATCATCGGTGATGCTTTATCCAGAAATATTCTTTCTTATGATACCAAAGTATTTGCCTGCACAGTTGGACAAAAACCAAGCAAGGCTAAGTATTATTTGGACGACACTTCAGAGGTTAGATTTATGCTAGAGTCTCTTGCTGAAGCAACTATTACTCCATTTATTTCTGATGAAGAAGCTGAGGACTCGGCTTAA